DNA sequence from the Callithrix jacchus isolate 240 chromosome 13, calJac240_pri, whole genome shotgun sequence genome:
ATGATTTCCCTTGATCTGGAAAGAGAATCTCCTTTCCCCCTGAAAGAAGTTAATGTTAGTTGTACCATCGGGGATGTAGATACAGTCCTCAAGTGCGGCACCTGTGGGCATTTGTTTTCTTCATGCTCTGATTTGGAAAAACATGCTGAGTCTCACATGCAGCACTCTAAGGAACATACCTGTTGTCACTGCAGCCACAAAGCAGAGAGCAGCTCAGCACTCCATGTGCATATCAAACAAGCACATGGGCTACAGAAGGTCTTTTCTTGTGATCTTTGTGGTTTTCAGTGTGCAGAAGAAAACCTGTTGAATGCACATTATCTTGGCAAAACACATCTCCGTCGTCAGAATCTGGCTGCTCGCGGAGGATTTGTACAGATCTTAACAAAACAGCCTTTTCCTAAAAAACCATgtacaatggcaacaaaaaatgTTCGCTCCAAGCCAAGAACTTCTAAACCAATAGCAAAAAACAGTGATTCAAAAGGATTACGAAATGTGGGAAGCAAATTTACAGATTGGACAGGAAGCATTTCTGAACAAAGTGGCAGTAGTAGTGAGCTTCTTGTTGAAATGATGCCTTCCAGAAATGCTTCGTCACAGGAAGTAGAGATTGTTGAAGAAAATGTTACTTCCCTTGGTATAACTCAGAATCCTGAAAACCAGAGTAAAAAGCTAGACACCTTAGTAACCTCAGAGGGTCTCTTAGAGAAATTggaatctaccaaaaataccCAGCAGGCAGCACACAGTATCAGTGTAATCTCGAGGCCAAGACCCGAGCGAAATATTCTCGTGTTGGGTAATAGCTTCCGTCGACGAAGCAGCACTTTTACCTTGAAGGGCCAGGCAAAGAAAAGGTTTAATCTTTTAGGAATTAAAAGAGGCACAAGTGAAACTCAGAGGATGTTTATGAAACACTTTAGAACACAGATAAAAACACACGATGCAGAGTCAGTGCCGAAACACTTGGAAGCGAGCAGCAGTGTGCAGAGACTGTGTGTGACTACCTcagaaactcaggaggtggagcaGGGTCGGGGGAGCACCTGTACTCGGGGCTCCAGGCTGGACTCCCTGACAGTGAAGCCAGCTTCTGACCCTCAGACATTGTGTGCTTGTACAGACTGTGGGCAAGTTGCTACAAATAGGACAGATTTGGAAATCCACGTGAAAAGGTGCCATGCCAGAGAGACGAAACTTTACTGCCATACTTGTGACTTCTCTAGTACATCAAGGAGGGACTTAGATGAGCATTCGCACAGTCCCCAGCATCAGCAAACTGCTTCTGCCCTGAGTTGTCAGTGTTGTTCATTTACATCCTTGAATGAAATAAATCTTAGGGACCACATGAAGGAAAAGCATAATATGGCTTTTCTTTGCACCCCTTGTAATCTGTTctttttgtctgaaaaagacatggaagaacaCAAAACCACCGAGAAGCATATTAGTTCATTGGTTCAACCAAAGACTTCGCAATCATCTAACAGTGATTTGGTTTTACAGACTTTACCTTTAAGTATTTTAgaatcagaaaatgcaaaagagtCTATGGATGACTCAGGAAAAGTGGCTCAGGAAGAACCTGTGAAGTCCAGGGTAAGCCATGGTAATGAAGTGAGGCATTCCAGTAAGCCTCAGTTTCAGTGTAAGAAGTGTTTTTATAAAACAAGATCTTCTACTGTCCTCACGAGACATATAAAGCTTCGGCATGGTCAGGACtatcattttctttgtaaagCTTGTAATCTTTATTCATTGAGCAAAGAAGGAATGGAGAAGCACATTAAAAGAAGCAAGCATCTtgaaaatgctaagaaaaataatattggcTTAAGCTTTGAAGAATGTATTGAAAGGGTGTGTATAGGtgcaaatgataaaaaagaagagtttAATGTTTCCGGAAATGGAAGGATTGAAGGCCATGTAGGTGTGCAATTACAAGAGCATTCCTATCTTGAGAAGGGCATGCTGATGCCTAAGGAACTGTCACAGTCCGGTGATAGCACCAAAGATGATGAATTAGCTTTGACCACTACTCCAAAGAGAGGGAGACCTAAAGGTAACATCTCACGGACATGTTCACACTGTGGTCTTTTGGCCTCTAGTATTACAAACTTGACTGTTCACATTAGACGAAAACACAGTCACCAGTATAGTTATTTATGCAAAGTGTGTAAGTATTACACTGTAACCAAGGGAGATATGGAACGTCATTGTGCTACCAAGAAACATAAAGGACGGGTAGAAATAGAAGCAAGTGGAAAACACAGTTCAGATATCATTGTTGGCCCTGAAGGGGGTGGCCTTGAAGCCGGAAAAAAGAATGCTGGCTCAGCAATGACCATGTCAGATGAACATGCTAACAAACCAGCTGAGTCACACGCCTCTCAAAAGGCAGATCATGGAAACTCAGTTGAAGCCAAAgttgaaaatgtatttcattcTCTAGATGGAGAAGTTAATAGGCATCTTCTTGATAAAAAGGAGCAAATATCTCTAGAGCCAGAGGACCTTGTCCAGCAGGGGGATGTGTACTCCCAGAGAGACGTTACAGGCACCGGTGAGAATAAATGTATGCACTGTGAGTTTAATGCTCACTCCTCTGCTTCTCTAGAGCTACATGTAAAACGGAAACATACAAAGGAGTTTGAGTTTTATTGCATGGCATGTGATTACTACGCAGTGACTCGTCGCGAGATGACCAGGCACGCCGCAACAGAGAAGCACAAGATGAAAAGGCTGTCTTACCTGAACTCTGCTCATGTGGAAGCAGGTTCTGCAGACACGTCCAAAAAAATCATTGTGCCTGAagaagagcatcaacaaaattcTGAGGAATTTCAGATAATTTCAGATCAATCATCTGATACTCTTAAAGCTAGAAATGCTGCAGATtgctctattttaaatgagaatactAATTTAGATATGTCTAAAGTGCTCTGTGCTGCTGACTCTGTAGAAGTTGAGACTGAAGAAGAATCTAATTTCAATGAAGACCATTCCTTTTGTGGGACTTTCCAACAGGCTCCTGTCAAGGATAAAGTTAGGAAACCCGAGGAGATGATGTCCTTTACTATTTCCTTGAACCATGACTCCCCAAGcagatttcaaaatgaaaattcaggAAGCTCTGCTTCAAATTGTGAGACAGCAAAGAAAAACCATGAGCTATTGAAAGATGCAGGTGAGCTACGCATCCATTGTGAGAGTGAAGGAGGAAGCGTAGGAGACAGTGAAGGTGACGTTCCTCACCGACACCTGTGTCCTGCAGTGCTCGCTGGGGAGCTCTCGGCTGAAAGCCCCACTCCTGTTGTGACAAGAATAACCAGAGAACAGGGAAATCTGGAGAGTGGGGGTCAGAACAAAGTTTCATGTGGGCATGGTTTGGAGGACCTGAAAAGGGTCCAAGAAGATCCCAttctggagaaaaaggaaattctgatgaATTCCCAACATGaaacagaaattattttggaGGAGGATGGCCCAGCTTCTGATAGCACAGTTGAAAGTAATGATGTCTATGAAACTATAATTAGTATTGATGATAAAGGGCAGGCCGTGTACAGTTTTGGCCGATTTGACTCCTCCATAAtaagaataaagaacccagaagaTGGTGAGTTGATAGACCAGTCTGAAGAGGGCCTGATAGCAACTGGAGTGAGAATTAGTGAGCTGCCCTTGAAAGACTGTGCTCAAGGTGTGAAAAAAAAGAGATCTGAAGGCAATTGCCTTGGTGAGTCTACACGCATTCGCTGTGATGATTGTGGCTTCTTAGCAGATGGACTGAGTGGACTGAACGTTCACATAGCCATGAAGCATCCTACAAAAGAGAAGCACTTTCATTGTTTACTCTGTGGAAAGTCCTTCTATACCGAAAGCAACCTTCACCAGCATCTGGCTAGTGCCGGCCACATGAGAAATGAGCAGGCCAGTGTGGAAGAGCTTCCGGAGGGAGGGGCCACGTTTAAATGTGTCAAGTGCACAGAGCCCTTTGATTCTGAACAGaatttatttctacatattaAAGGGCAGCATGAGGAATTGCTACGGGAGGTGAATAAATACATAGTGGAAGACACTGAGCAAATCAACCGCGAGAGGGAGGAAAACCAGGGAAACATCTGCAAGTATTGTGGAAAGATGTGTCGAAGCAGCAACTCGATGGCCTTCCTGGCACACATTCGCACTCATACAGGTATGTAGCTCCGCAGCAAGCCAAGTCAGTGAGGACATGGGGCCATTTGTTCCCATCCAGACAGACAGCCCTACCTGTAGCTGCTCATTGGCCTCCACCCAGTTCACATTTCACTGCTATGTGCTGCTCTGCTTGGCTATAATAAGTCATTGTTGACACTTCACATTTTTAAGGGTAATTAAGCCCTAGTGATCTCAAAGGCAGGTTAGTTGACgcgtttcttttaattttgttaaaaagccTGGTCCCTCTGATGCCTTTTACAAACTGCTGTCTGTTGCAGCTTTTCAGTTGTTTCTGAGTCCTAATTATTTGGTTTTCCAAAGTATATATTAAGTGGTACCTTATAATTTCAGAGGACATGTTAAGTGACTTTTAAGGAATGGAGTAATTAGATTTTTCTTATGATATTAGGgatgtaaaaatattaatcacTAGATATTTTATATCCAAAAGTGTAACTTCCAGGCAACAAGATTCTACCTTCATGGATCAAAATTAGCCACCACTTTCCAAAGTTAACATGTGCTAAGGATCTGGTGTTCTTGGAGGTAGCACCTGATTTAGTCTCTGTGCTCTGTCACAGTTAGTGttccattttaatgtttaattttaggtggaaagttttttaaaaaacatttttttttggtggaaaatgCATAAGCTACTGTtctaaatttatgtaaaaattcGCTGCACTGTTTCTATAAACCTGCCatacattctttattttaaatagacaGCTTTTCTAAATCATGTGCTCTGCTTAGACAAGTTCTGTCTCCATGCTTGAATTTATGAGTGGATTTGAATAATAAATTCACATTTCAATGAACATATTTTCATTAAAACTGTAAGGTTTATTTTACTGTACTTTTAAATAATGGCTTATTATTAAAGCTATACTTTAAATTCATACAGTTTTTGATACTTTGTGCATGGTTACACGGAAGAAGACAAAAGAGTAGGAAGCGTCATTACTTGTTTAGGGTGATTAAAGATAGATAAAAGTTTTTCGTTGAAGGAAGTAAAGGGGCAACCTGCATAAGATTAATCTAGATAAGTACAGACATTGTACTTTTGATCCCAAATGTTCCCATGCGCTGCAGCCATTTCTCGGGAATAAGCCGAATGCTTATTTGTTTGCATTGTTAGTTTCTCTGTCAGTGCCTTGTTGCAGCTTTCTTTCTGGAATGATACAGTTTTAGAAATAAGTCTTGCTCACATGTGCAGAAAATATGTACTTTCTTAATATGCCCTCTTAAGGCAGATGAAACTGAATAAAACTAAGAGGAAGATGCTAATGGAGCTCTTTTTAGAATTCTTTATGCAACTGTCTGGTCAAGACATGTTGCTTATAATTGATGTGTCCATTACTTGAATTCTCTTGTAATTATAGTCAATAAGTCTTGTAAATGTGTTAAAGCTCACTAAAAGCATACAAATTCAAGAACAGAGTAAggctaataatttaaaataatcaatgtaGGCATTTCAGCACTTAATTTCCCTTGTGTGTTGATAGCTGATCATTCTTAATCCATTAAGATTTATTTAGTCGTTTACAATGCAAAATAGGTTTGCACTGGTCACTTGTGCCATTTGAAAATGTCCACCAGGTTAAGTGCAGAATGTAGTCCATTAGTCTTCCTTGACTATATGTATTAATTGCATTTAAAATCAAGTTAATGTGGATGTGAAAGTGAGGTAACTATCAATATGTGACAAAGTAACCCTACTTATATAAGTTACATCATTGATTGTAACATTTAGTAAAAGTtagcatattttttcttaaacttcaTGTGTTGGTCGTATCAGGAAGTacatttttattgtgctttgaaACACTACCAAGAGCCCTGTTCCTGAGGACACACTACAAGTTTACCATTTCAGTTTTGCAAGTCATTTTATTGGGGAAATTGGTCTCCAGGTTTAATTCAAGGTTTTTTTCTTGGAGCATCTTAAAATGAATTGCTTTTCAGATATTTTGCTTATGTTCATAAAATAGTAATGCAGAGACTATTATTAATGGTTAACTGGAAAAGAGCTTACTCTTCCAATCcctgttttcatattttgtgaTTTACTGTATGTTTTATATAACCTTTCCCCCCCATCCTTAGCATGATAAAAACAgctctataagaaataaatgagttTTGGTTATCAAGCATTGTAGGAAAAAGCATCCTTAGAGTCTCCCTGTGTGCATGCTACTATGAAGCAATCAACATGACCAGAATGGGCAGTCTTGCCTTTCATGTTACATTAGTAGAcctaaaaaatgtcattttcttttctttttttttttttgagacagagttttgctcttcttacccaggctggagtgcaatggcgtgatcttggctcactgcaacctctgcctcctggattcaggcaattctgcctcagccttctgagtagctgggactacaggcacgcaccactatgcccagctaatcttttgtatttttagtagagacggggtttcaccttgttgaccaggatggtctcgatctcttgacttcgtgattcgcccgcctcggcctcccaaagtgctgggattacaggcttgagccaccgtgcccggccacaaatgtcattttcatttctcccGCATTGGTCTGTCAAAGCTTTTATTTCATGTTGCATGGGCTACTGTTGAGCTACCAGATTGTCTGAAGTCAtgcattttttatgtttagagTGCTCTGGTCGCTAGTGCCATCTCAAAATGTTCCAGGGAGATAGGTAGTGTGTGACTTCACTAAAAATTTCTAAAGTTAGGACTGGTAGTGTTTGTAGCTTAATACGTGACAGAGGACAGACAGCTCAGTAGGAGAGTTAATCTGTAGACTTTCAGCACAGTGACAAAGACTTCCCATTGTTGACTGCCTCATTTATGTCTCACACTTAGTTGGCTCTTGGTATAtcttgatgaatgaataaatgaaggagcacatgaatgaatgaatgaagtgttTGAATGGTTAGGGAGGATTGTAGGATGATGGCTCTGTTAGGTATTGGGTAATATACAATGTCATTCATTCCTTCAAGTTCTAAAGGCCTTCATTTGGTATTTTCTCTTTAATGCTAATGTCACATCCATGTCTTCATAGCAATTAATAATGACTGATGGTTGAGGAGTCCCTGTAGGCCTGAGTGAAGACCTAGTTTTTAacgattttgaaattattttgataaagtGATAAGACACCAGAAAGATACAGAGTCTCTTTAGTTTTTCCCTTTGAAAAAAACCTTATGGACCAAATGAAGACCAAAAAAACCTACTGAGGATATTGCTGTTCCAAGAAATGGAACTATTGCAAATAATATTGTAGGTTTTTAATAATCAAAGTGTACCTGAGAGGAATATTTAGAGATCtgtgattttataattttgtcttaTAAACACTATGCCTGCATTCATTTCAGAATGTGCCTAGCAaacttaaaaatggaaacattattagttagggaaaaaagaaagaagggtctttttttttttttaatgcagagaaGTATTACCTCTGCTAGTATTTGAATTTTTATGGCACAGAAAGGAGATGTTAACATAGTCTACTCTGAATATAAGATGTAAAGAATAGTCAAGGCCTCTGTGATTCTGGGTGAAGCAGTCAACAAAATAGCTCATTTAGGAATTGCCAGCATACTGTGCTGTGATCACTGAGACCTGCAGAAACTGGAGGTTTCCACAGAGGAGCCACACACAGGAAATTGAAC
Encoded proteins:
- the ZNF407 gene encoding zinc finger protein 407 isoform X2, which produces MMDSENKPENDEDEMINKEAQDLTKLSSHNEDHGRVSDVIASLPENSTNKRGFSESLNFGSVVTGKDSNKHASKRRKLDEAEPLKSGKQDVCRLETSESSATEEGITVDAAGKKAFLSDRTVGGTCLPNALSPSRDVSTVDVVSLKTDIEQTSAQEMISLDLERESPFPLKEVNVSCTIGDVDTVLKCGTCGHLFSSCSDLEKHAESHMQHSKEHTCCHCSHKAESSSALHVHIKQAHGLQKVFSCDLCGFQCAEENLLNAHYLGKTHLRRQNLAARGGFVQILTKQPFPKKPCTMATKNVRSKPRTSKPIAKNSDSKGLRNVGSKFTDWTGSISEQSGSSSELLVEMMPSRNASSQEVEIVEENVTSLGITQNPENQSKKLDTLVTSEGLLEKLESTKNTQQAAHSISVISRPRPERNILVLGNSFRRRSSTFTLKGQAKKRFNLLGIKRGTSETQRMFMKHFRTQIKTHDAESVPKHLEASSSVQRLCVTTSETQEVEQGRGSTCTRGSRLDSLTVKPASDPQTLCACTDCGQVATNRTDLEIHVKRCHARETKLYCHTCDFSSTSRRDLDEHSHSPQHQQTASALSCQCCSFTSLNEINLRDHMKEKHNMAFLCTPCNLFFLSEKDMEEHKTTEKHISSLVQPKTSQSSNSDLVLQTLPLSILESENAKESMDDSGKVAQEEPVKSRVSHGNEVRHSSKPQFQCKKCFYKTRSSTVLTRHIKLRHGQDYHFLCKACNLYSLSKEGMEKHIKRSKHLENAKKNNIGLSFEECIERVCIGANDKKEEFNVSGNGRIEGHVGVQLQEHSYLEKGMLMPKELSQSGDSTKDDELALTTTPKRGRPKGNISRTCSHCGLLASSITNLTVHIRRKHSHQYSYLCKVCKYYTVTKGDMERHCATKKHKGRVEIEASGKHSSDIIVGPEGGGLEAGKKNAGSAMTMSDEHANKPAESHASQKADHGNSVEAKVENVFHSLDGEVNRHLLDKKEQISLEPEDLVQQGDVYSQRDVTGTGENKCMHCEFNAHSSASLELHVKRKHTKEFEFYCMACDYYAVTRREMTRHAATEKHKMKRLSYLNSAHVEAGSADTSKKIIVPEEEHQQNSEEFQIISDQSSDTLKARNAADCSILNENTNLDMSKVLCAADSVEVETEEESNFNEDHSFCGTFQQAPVKDKVRKPEEMMSFTISLNHDSPSRFQNENSGSSASNCETAKKNHELLKDAGELRIHCESEGGSVGDSEGDVPHRHLCPAVLAGELSAESPTPVVTRITREQGNLESGGQNKVSCGHGLEDLKRVQEDPILEKKEILMNSQHETEIILEEDGPASDSTVESNDVYETIISIDDKGQAVYSFGRFDSSIIRIKNPEDGELIDQSEEGLIATGVRISELPLKDCAQGVKKKRSEGNCLGESTRIRCDDCGFLADGLSGLNVHIAMKHPTKEKHFHCLLCGKSFYTESNLHQHLASAGHMRNEQASVEELPEGGATFKCVKCTEPFDSEQNLFLHIKGQHEELLREVNKYIVEDTEQINREREENQGNICKYCGKMCRSSNSMAFLAHIRTHTGSKPFKCKICHFATAQLGDARNHVKRHLGMREYKCHVCGVAFVMKKHLNTHLLGKHGVGTPKERKFTCHLCDRSFTEKWALNNHMKLHTGEKPFKCTWPTCHYSFLTASAMKDHYRTHTGEKSFLCDLCGFAGGTRHALTKHRRQHTGEKPFKCDECNFASTTQSHLTRHKRVHTGEKPYRCPWCDYRSNCAENIRKHILHTGKHEGVKMYNCPKCDYGTNVPVEFRNHLKEQHPDIENPDLAYLHAGIVSKSYECRLKGQGATFVETDSPFTAAALAEEPLVKEKPLRSNRRPAPPPEQVQQVIIFQGYDGEFALDASVEETAAATLQTLAMAGQVARVVHITEDGQVIATSQSGAHVGSMVPGPILPEQLADGATQVVVVGGSVEGHGMDESLSPGGAMIQQVTKQEILKLSEAGVAPPEASSALDALLCAVTELGEVEGRAGLEEQGRPGPKDVLIQLPGQEVSRVAANPESPEIQMFPETQESPATMEVLTQVVRPSVAVASQEQAQVAFKKMVQGVLQFAVCDTAAAGQLVKDGVTQVVVSEEGAVHMVAGEGAQIIMQEAQGEHVDLVESDGEISQIIVTEELVQAMVQESSSSFPEGATHYIVTELPPGVEDETGVYSHTVLEATDSQELLQAGATLGTEAGAPSGAEQLASVVIYTQEGSPATAAIQSQRESSELQEA
- the ZNF407 gene encoding zinc finger protein 407 isoform X1 — its product is MMDSENKPENDEDEMINKEAQDLTKLSSHNEDHGRVSDVIASLPENSTNKRGFSESLNFGSVVTGKDSNKHASKRRKLDEAEPLKSGKQDVCRLETSESSATEEGITVDAAGKKAFLSDRTVGGTCLPNALSPSRDVSTVDVVSLKTDIEQTSAQEMISLDLERESPFPLKEVNVSCTIGDVDTVLKCGTCGHLFSSCSDLEKHAESHMQHSKEHTCCHCSHKAESSSALHVHIKQAHGLQKVFSCDLCGFQCAEENLLNAHYLGKTHLRRQNLAARGGFVQILTKQPFPKKPCTMATKNVRSKPRTSKPIAKNSDSKGLRNVGSKFTDWTGSISEQSGSSSELLVEMMPSRNASSQEVEIVEENVTSLGITQNPENQSKKLDTLVTSEGLLEKLESTKNTQQAAHSISVISRPRPERNILVLGNSFRRRSSTFTLKGQAKKRFNLLGIKRGTSETQRMFMKHFRTQIKTHDAESVPKHLEASSSVQRLCVTTSETQEVEQGRGSTCTRGSRLDSLTVKPASDPQTLCACTDCGQVATNRTDLEIHVKRCHARETKLYCHTCDFSSTSRRDLDEHSHSPQHQQTASALSCQCCSFTSLNEINLRDHMKEKHNMAFLCTPCNLFFLSEKDMEEHKTTEKHISSLVQPKTSQSSNSDLVLQTLPLSILESENAKESMDDSGKVAQEEPVKSRVSHGNEVRHSSKPQFQCKKCFYKTRSSTVLTRHIKLRHGQDYHFLCKACNLYSLSKEGMEKHIKRSKHLENAKKNNIGLSFEECIERVCIGANDKKEEFNVSGNGRIEGHVGVQLQEHSYLEKGMLMPKELSQSGDSTKDDELALTTTPKRGRPKGNISRTCSHCGLLASSITNLTVHIRRKHSHQYSYLCKVCKYYTVTKGDMERHCATKKHKGRVEIEASGKHSSDIIVGPEGGGLEAGKKNAGSAMTMSDEHANKPAESHASQKADHGNSVEAKVENVFHSLDGEVNRHLLDKKEQISLEPEDLVQQGDVYSQRDVTGTGENKCMHCEFNAHSSASLELHVKRKHTKEFEFYCMACDYYAVTRREMTRHAATEKHKMKRLSYLNSAHVEAGSADTSKKIIVPEEEHQQNSEEFQIISDQSSDTLKARNAADCSILNENTNLDMSKVLCAADSVEVETEEESNFNEDHSFCGTFQQAPVKDKVRKPEEMMSFTISLNHDSPSRFQNENSGSSASNCETAKKNHELLKDAGELRIHCESEGGSVGDSEGDVPHRHLCPAVLAGELSAESPTPVVTRITREQGNLESGGQNKVSCGHGLEDLKRVQEDPILEKKEILMNSQHETEIILEEDGPASDSTVESNDVYETIISIDDKGQAVYSFGRFDSSIIRIKNPEDGELIDQSEEGLIATGVRISELPLKDCAQGVKKKRSEGNCLGESTRIRCDDCGFLADGLSGLNVHIAMKHPTKEKHFHCLLCGKSFYTESNLHQHLASAGHMRNEQASVEELPEGGATFKCVKCTEPFDSEQNLFLHIKGQHEELLREVNKYIVEDTEQINREREENQGNICKYCGKMCRSSNSMAFLAHIRTHTGSKPFKCKICHFATAQLGDARNHVKRHLGMREYKCHVCGLRSRRRGETASSMAEVEEHRGISGLVQLRLMLFEGQLVAFVMKKHLNTHLLGKHGVGTPKERKFTCHLCDRSFTEKWALNNHMKLHTGEKPFKCTWPTCHYSFLTASAMKDHYRTHTGEKSFLCDLCGFAGGTRHALTKHRRQHTGEKPFKCDECNFASTTQSHLTRHKRVHTGEKPYRCPWCDYRSNCAENIRKHILHTGKHEGVKMYNCPKCDYGTNVPVEFRNHLKEQHPDIENPDLAYLHAGIVSKSYECRLKGQGATFVETDSPFTAAALAEEPLVKEKPLRSNRRPAPPPEQVQQVIIFQGYDGEFALDASVEETAAATLQTLAMAGQVARVVHITEDGQVIATSQSGAHVGSMVPGPILPEQLADGATQVVVVGGSVEGHGMDESLSPGGAMIQQVTKQEILKLSEAGVAPPEASSALDALLCAVTELGEVEGRAGLEEQGRPGPKDVLIQLPGQEVSRVAANPESPEIQMFPETQESPATMEVLTQVVRPSVAVASQEQAQVAFKKMVQGVLQFAVCDTAAAGQLVKDGVTQVVVSEEGAVHMVAGEGAQIIMQEAQGEHVDLVESDGEISQIIVTEELVQAMVQESSSSFPEGATHYIVTELPPGVEDETGVYSHTVLEATDSQELLQAGATLGTEAGAPSGAEQLASVVIYTQEGSPATAAIQSQRESSELQEA
- the ZNF407 gene encoding zinc finger protein 407 isoform X3, with amino-acid sequence MMDSENKPENDEDEMINKEAQDLTKLSSHNEDHGRVSDVIASLPENSTNKRGFSESLNFGSVVTGKDSNKHASKRRKLDEAEPLKSGKQDVCRLETSESSATEEGITVDAAGKKAFLSDRTVGGTCLPNALSPSRDVSTVDVVSLKTDIEQTSAQEMISLDLERESPFPLKEVNVSCTIGDVDTVLKCGTCGHLFSSCSDLEKHAESHMQHSKEHTCCHCSHKAESSSALHVHIKQAHGLQKVFSCDLCGFQCAEENLLNAHYLGKTHLRRQNLAARGGFVQILTKQPFPKKPCTMATKNVRSKPRTSKPIAKNSDSKGLRNVGSKFTDWTGSISEQSGSSSELLVEMMPSRNASSQEVEIVEENVTSLGITQNPENQSKKLDTLVTSEGLLEKLESTKNTQQAAHSISVISRPRPERNILVLGNSFRRRSSTFTLKGQAKKRFNLLGIKRGTSETQRMFMKHFRTQIKTHDAESVPKHLEASSSVQRLCVTTSETQEVEQGRGSTCTRGSRLDSLTVKPASDPQTLCACTDCGQVATNRTDLEIHVKRCHARETKLYCHTCDFSSTSRRDLDEHSHSPQHQQTASALSCQCCSFTSLNEINLRDHMKEKHNMAFLCTPCNLFFLSEKDMEEHKTTEKHISSLVQPKTSQSSNSDLVLQTLPLSILESENAKESMDDSGKVAQEEPVKSRVSHGNEVRHSSKPQFQCKKCFYKTRSSTVLTRHIKLRHGQDYHFLCKACNLYSLSKEGMEKHIKRSKHLENAKKNNIGLSFEECIERVCIGANDKKEEFNVSGNGRIEGHVGVQLQEHSYLEKGMLMPKELSQSGDSTKDDELALTTTPKRGRPKGNISRTCSHCGLLASSITNLTVHIRRKHSHQYSYLCKVCKYYTVTKGDMERHCATKKHKGRVEIEASGKHSSDIIVGPEGGGLEAGKKNAGSAMTMSDEHANKPAESHASQKADHGNSVEAKVENVFHSLDGEVNRHLLDKKEQISLEPEDLVQQGDVYSQRDVTGTGENKCMHCEFNAHSSASLELHVKRKHTKEFEFYCMACDYYAVTRREMTRHAATEKHKMKRLSYLNSAHVEAGSADTSKKIIVPEEEHQQNSEEFQIISDQSSDTLKARNAADCSILNENTNLDMSKVLCAADSVEVETEEESNFNEDHSFCGTFQQAPVKDKVRKPEEMMSFTISLNHDSPSRFQNENSGSSASNCETAKKNHELLKDAGELRIHCESEGGSVGDSEGDVPHRHLCPAVLAGELSAESPTPVVTRITREQGNLESGGQNKVSCGHGLEDLKRVQEDPILEKKEILMNSQHETEIILEEDGPASDSTVESNDVYETIISIDDKGQAVYSFGRFDSSIIRIKNPEDGELIDQSEEGLIATGVRISELPLKDCAQGVKKKRSEGNCLGESTRIRCDDCGFLADGLSGLNVHIAMKHPTKEKHFHCLLCGKSFYTESNLHQHLASAGHMRNEQASVEELPEGGATFKCVKCTEPFDSEQNLFLHIKGQHEELLREVNKYIVEDTEQINREREENQGNICKYCGKMCRSSNSMAFLAHIRTHTGSKPFKCKICHFATAQLGDARNHVKRHLGMREYKCHVCGLRSRRRGETASSMAEVEEHRGISGLVQLRLMLFEGQLVAFVMKKHLNTHLLGKHGVGTPKERKFTCHLCDRSFTEKWALNNHMKLHTGEKPFKCTWPTCHYSFLTASAMKDHYRTHTGEKSFLCDLCGFAGGTRHALTKHRRQHTGEKPFKCDECNFASTTQSHLTRHKRVHTGEKPYRCPWCDYRSNCAENIRKHILHTGKHEGVKMYNCPKCDYGTNVPVEFRNHLKEQHPDIENPDLAYLHAGIVSKSYECRLKGQGATFVETDSPFTAAALAEEPLVKEKPLRSNRRPAPPPEQNNSVPRPKEAHFMYKSPLQTVLVDSLL